GGCCCCGCGGGGGAATCCTCCGTCGCCGCCGAATCCCCGGCGGCCACGGTTGGCGCCGGGTCGTCGCGCGGGCCGAACTCGGCTTCCAGCCGGGCTCGCGCCTCGGCGACCTCCGCGGAATCCGCGGCGGAGCACGCCGGCATGAGGGCGCACGCGACGGCTCCGACCGCGAGAAGGCCGAGCCCCCCCGAGCGAGTCGGCCGCGGGCGGAGGGGCCTCATGGTTCGTCGCCGTCCCCGCCGTCCAGATCGGCAAGCGTCGCGAGCACCTCCCGCGGCTTGGATCCGTCCGCGGGCCCCACGATCCCGGCCGCGTGCAACTGGTCGACGATACGCGCCGCGCGTCCGTACCCGATCTTGAGCCGACGCTGGAGCAGACTGGTCGAACCCGCGGCGTGCGAGATCACGATCTCGGCGGCCTGCCTGAACAGGGGGTCGCGATCCTCGGCGCCTTCGTCCGAGACCCCCGATCCACCCTCCTCCTCCAGTTCCTTCAGCAGGTCGAGGATGTCGCGCTCCGAAGCGGCTTCCTCCTCCGCCTTCTCGGCCTCGGCACGCGCCTTCGCCTGCTCCCGATACCAGTCGAGCAGGCGTTCCGTCTCCTCGGACGAGATGTAGGCGCCCTGGATGCGGACGGGATCGGACTCACCGGGCGGCAGGAAGAGCATGTCCCCGTTCCCGAGCAGGCTCTCCGCCCCGTTCTGGTCGAGGATCGTGCGGCTGTCGATCTTCGACGCGACCCGGAACGCGATACGGCTCGGGATGTTCGCCTTGATGAGGCCGGTGAGGACGTTGACCGAGGGGCGCTGCGTCGCCAGCACGAGGTGAATCCCGACCGCGCGGGCCTTCTGGGCCAGCATGGCGAGCGGCGTCTCCACCTCGGACTGGACCGTCATCATGAGATCCGCCAGTTCGTCGATGATGAGGACGATGTAGGGCAGCGGACCCTCATCGTAGAGCGCCGGTTCATCCATGACGCCGCGCTTCGGGAGGAAGACTTCGCGACCGCGCGCGATCCGGCCGTTGAACTCCGCGACGTTCCGGCATCCGTTCGCCGAGAGCAGTCCGAAACGGCGCTTCATCTCGTACACCGCCCACTTGAGGACGGACGCGGCCTCTTCGTTGTCCGTGATGACGGGGTGGCGGAGGTGCGGGAGATCCCCGTACACGGACAACTCCACCATCTTCGGATCCACCATGAGGAGGCGGAGTTCGGCCGGCGTGTACCGGCACACGAGGCTCGTGATGAGGGCGTTGATGCACACCGACTTCCCGGACCCGGTCTGGCCCGCGATGAGGAGGTGCGGCATCCGGGTCAGATCCGCGCACGTCGGCTTGCCGGAGAGGTCGCGGCCGAGCGCGAGCGGGAGTGTGTGGCGTCCGCGCCGGTACGACGGGCTCTCGAGGATCTCGCGCACGAGCACCATCTCCGAAGCCGGGTTGGGCACCTCGACGCCGACGGCGCCCTTGCCGGGAATCGGCGCCACGATCCGGACGGACGGCGCTTTGAGGGCGAGCGCGATGTCGTCCGCGCGGGCCGAAATCTGTCCCACCTTCACGCCCGGCGCGGGGACGACCTCGAACTGCGTCACGACGGGGCCGGTGGTCCAGCCCCCGATCTCGCCGGCCACGCGGAAGGTGGCGAGCTTCTCGATGAGAATCTCGCCGAGCCGGTCGAGATCGCGCACGCCGAGGCCGCTGCCCCGTCCCACGGGCGCGTCGAACAGGTGGATGGGCGGAACCGCCGAGGAGCCGGGGTCGCCGGCGTCATCGAGTACCGGAACGGACGATGTCTCGTCCCGTGGCGCCGGGTCCGGGTCGGGCGGCGCGCTCGCCGGTTTCGCGGGCGTCCGTTTCTTCGCGGCGCGACCCCGCCCCGCCGCCGCCTCCGACTTCGCCTTGCTCGGCGGATCCGGCTCTGCCGGAGAGCGCGGGCGTCGGGAGGGCCGCGCGGCGCCGGCGAACGAGCGGCCGAGTCCGAGGGCGGCGCCGGCGGCGGCCGAGAATCCGCGAGCGAGCGAGCGCCCCCCCGCCGTCACGGCGCCGGTCAGGGACCACCTCATGGTGACGAACAGCGTGAGCAGGAGGACGCCCGCGGCGAGAAGCGCGCCGCCCAGACGGCCGAACACCTGTGCGAGGCCGTCCCCCGCGGTCGCGCCCAGCCAGCCGATGTCGCCCCCGTCCGCCGGTCCCGCGATGAGCCGGTACAGCGATGGGAGGACCGCAAGCAGCGCCACCGCGAGGATGGACCAGCGGAGGGCCCGGGTCGAGTCGCCCCAGCCGAGGAAATGCAGGCCCCACATGAACGCCGGAATCGCGAGGAGCGGCGAGAGCACGCCGACGGCCCGCCGGAGGTTGTCGTGAAGCAGTTCCCCGGCCGGCCCGATCCAGTTGGACCCGCCGGCGAATGCGGGAGAGAGCAGCGCGAACGCCACCAGGAGGCCGAGCACGATCAGCGCGACGCCCAGTACCTCGCGCCGTTGCCGTTCATCCACCATCACGCATCCTCCCCACCCCGACAGCCAACGAGGGCGCCGTACCGCCGGACCGGCGCGACCTCGAGATCATCCAGCCAGGCACAAACCGTTGGATCCGCGCTCCGACCGCTCTGCAAGATGGCCCGCGCACCACGCGTCGTCCATGCTGACGCGTCCTCGCCGCTCACGATCGGGTCAGGAACCGCTCGACGAACCCCGTGTCGATGTTCCCCGAGACGAAATCGGGATGGGCAAGCACCTTGCGGAGGAAGGGAACCGTCGTATGCACTCCCTCGAGGATGAACTCCTCGAGCGCGTGGTAGGCGCGGATCCGGGCTTCATCCCGCGTTCGGCCCCAGACGACGAGCTTGGCGAGCAGCGAGTCGTAGAACGGAGGGACGACGTAGCCGCCGTAGATGTGCGTGTCCACCCGCACGCCGGGCCCCCCGGGCGCGTGAAACGCCGTGACGGTGCCGGGCGAGGGACGGAAGCCCTGCTCGGGATCCTCCGCGTTGATCCGGCACTCGATCGCGTGCCCCTGGAATTCCACGGGCTGAGGGATGGCGAGCTTCTCTCCCGCCGCGATCCGGATCTGTTCCTTGATGAGGTCGACCGAAGTCACGAGTTCGGTCACGGGGTGCTCGACCTGGATCCGTGTGTTCATCTCCATGAAATAGAACTCGCCGTCCGGCGCGAGCAGAAACTCCACCGTCCCCGTGCTCTGATATCCGATGGCCTCCGCCCCGAGGATCGCCGCCGCTCCCATCGCCTCGCGAAGCTCCGGCGTGACGGCCGGACTCGGTGCTTCCTCGACGAGCTTCTGGTGCCGCCGCTGGCTCGAGCAGTCGCGTTCCCCGAGGTGCAGCACGCGCCCATGGCGGTCGCCGACGACCTGGATCTCCACGTGGCGTGGCCGCTCGATGAGTTTCTCGAGATACACCGTAGGGTCGCCGAAGTTGGCCTCGGCCTCGTTCCGCGCCATCGCGAAGAGGTTCTTGAACTCCCCCTCCTCGAAGGCGGCCCGCATGCCCTTCCCTCCGCCGCCGGCGGCCGCCTTGATCATGACCGGGAACCCGATCCGGCGGGCTTCCTCCAGCGCCTCCGCCTCGTCGTCGAGCGGCTCCGGCGAACCCGGGACGACGGGGACGCCCGCGGCGATCATCGTCTTTCGCGCCTCCGCCTTGTCCCCCATGCGGCGGATCTGTTCGGGGGTCGGCCCGATGAACACGAGACCGCTGCGCTCGCAGATCTCCGCGAACTCGGCGTTCTCCGCCAGGAAGCCGTAGCCGGGGTGGATGGCGTCGGCCCCGGTGATCTCGGCCGCGGCGAGGATCTGCGGGATATTCAGATAGCTCTCGCGGCCCACCGGCGGCCCGATGCAGATGTCTTCGTCGGAAAAGCGGACGTGGAGCGAGTCGTGGTCGGCCTCCGAGTACACGGCGACCGTCCGGATATCGAGTTCACGGCACGCGCGCAGGATGCGGAGCGCGATCTCGCCGCGGTTGGCGATCAGGATCTTGCGGAACATGCGCCCGACCGCGGCTTCAGTCGGGCTCGATGCGGAAGAGCAGCGCGCCGTATTCCACCGGCTCGGCGTTCTCGACCGCGATCTCCTGCACGACGCCCGCCACATCCGACTGAAGCTCGTTCATGAGCTTCATCGCTTCGAGGATGCAGAGCGTCTGGCCGGCCTCAACCCGGTCCCCCACGGATACGAAGGGGTCGGCGCCGGCCGCCGGTGCCCGGTAGAAGGTGCCGACCATGGGCGACAGCACCTCGAACAGCCCGGACGCCGGTGCCGCCTCCGCCGGCGGAGGGGCGGACTCGGCGGCCGGCGCCGGCGCGACCTCCACCCCGCCGACCGCCGCCGCGGGCACCGCCGCAGGTACGGCCGCGGCAGCCGCCAGGCGGGGGGACTTCCGGATCCTGACCCGGGTCGGGTCTCCCGTGTCCGAGCCCACAAGCTCGATGTCGAGGCCGTCCACGCCCGACTCCTCGACCAACTCGATGAGTCCCTTCAGCCAATCCAGGTCCATGGTCAGGTTACCCGCGTGATGTACTTGTTTTCCGTCCTGTCGACGCGCACCACGTCGCCGGTCTCGAGGAAGAGCGGCACCTGGATCACGGCGCCTGCCGTCAACCGGGCCGGCTTCGTTCCGCCCTGGGCCGTGTCCCCCCGCACTCCGGGGTCCGTCTCGACGATCTCCAGCTCGACGAACTGCGGAAGTTCGATCGCGAGCACGACACCGTCACGGTTGAGGCTCTGGCACTCCATGTTCTCCTCCAGATACTGGAGCTGGTCCTCTCCGATCTGATCTTCCGACATCGGAATCTGCTCGAAGGTTTCCATGTTCATGAAGTAGTACAGGTGGCCGTCCGTGTACGTGTACTGGACGGGCCGCCGTTCCAGGCGCACCTCCCGGACCTTCTCGCCGGCGCGGAAGGTCTTGTCGATCACGCCTCCCTCCATCACGTCCTTCAGCTTCGTGCGGACGAAAGCCCCACCCTTTCCCGGCTTGACGTGCTGGAAGTAGGTGATCGAGTAGAGGGTGCCGTTGAGCTCGATCGTCATCCCCCGACGAAAATCCGAAGTATCTGCCATGGTATCCGATAGCTATGCACTAGAGCCGGACGAGGGCGCGTGGAAGGCGGGTCAGCGTGCGGGCACCGGCCTCCCCTATCCGCACATCGTCCTCGATGCGCACGCCGCCGCGCCCGGGAAGATACAAGCCCGGTTCCACTGTCACCACGTTTCCGGGCTCGAGGACATCTTCGGAGCGGGACGAGAGACTGGGGCCCTCATGCACGTCGAGTCCGATCCCGTGCCCCGTGCCGTGGCCGAAGAAGCCGTCCATGTCGTGGCGCGCGAACGTCGTTCGCACGGCCAGGTCCACCTCCCGGCACGCGACCCCGTTGCCGATCACCTCGCGCGCCTTCGTCTGGGCTTCGAGCACCTGCTCGTGAAGGGTCGCCTGCCAGGGCTCCGGCGTCCCTCGCACGAGCGTGCGTGTAAGGTCGCTGCAGTAGCCGTCCACGCGGGCGCCGAAGTCCATGAGGAGGAGATCTCCCGGCTCGACGCGCCGGGCCGTGGGTGTCGCGTGGGGAAGCGCGGATCGTTCTCCCGCCGCGACGATGGGGTCGAAGGGGAGCGGGTCCGAGCCTCCGCGGCGGAGTTCCATCTCGAGCGCGGTCGCGATCTCGCGCTCGCTCGGTGCGGCGGACCACTCCATGCTCGACAGCAACCGGTTGAACGCACCCTCCGCCACCGCGACCGCCCGTTCGATGGCGTCCACTTCATCGCGGCTCTTCACCCGCCGCAGCGTCCCGACGAGATCGCGGAGCGGGACGAAGACGATATCGGGGAGCATGTCGCGGAGAGACTCGTAGTCGGCGACCGTGACACTCTCGGCCTCGAACGCGATCGGGCCGCCCGCGTCCGCCGCCACTTCGGCGATGCCGCGGATCCAGCCCTCGCGGCCGATATGGGCACGGATGGGCCCCGCCACCTCCAGGCGCACCTGCTCCTCGTATCGAAAGTCGGTGACGAGCACCGGCGGACCCTCGAGGGGGATCCACAGCGCTCCCGCGGAACCCGTGAACCCGCTCAGGTAGCGGACGCTGGACCGGGCGGTCACGAGGACCGACCGGCGCCCCGCGGCGTTCGTCGTCGCTTCAAGCCGACCGCGCCGCGTTCCCGGCGGCGTCACTCCGTTCCCGCCTCGCCGCTCCCGCGAAGATGCCGGACGAGCGCCTCGAGACCGAACAGGTAGCTGGAGGCGCGGAATCCGGCGATGACGCCGATCGCAAGGTCGGAGAGGACCGATGTGTGCCGGAATGACTCGCGGGCGAACACGTTGGAGAGGTGGACCTCGACGAAGGGACGGCCGGAGCCCGCGAGGGCGTCGCGGAGCGCCACGCTCGTGTGGGTCAGGGCGGCCGCGTTCACGAGCCAGGCCTGCACCGAGTCGGTGTTCGCCTGCAGCCAGTCCACGATCTCGCCTTCGTCGTTGGACTGGAAGAACACGAGCGAGACGTCGTCCAGGCCCGCCCGTTCGCGGAGGAGTGACTCGATCTCGGCCAGCGTGTGCGTGCCGTAGTGGTGGGGTTCGCGGCGCCCGAGGAGATTGAGGTTCGGCCCGTTCAGGACGCCGATGCGGATAGGCCCGCGCACCCGCTCAGTCCGATCTCGCGGGAGCTTCGCCATCGAGGATCCGGCGAAGCTGTTCTCCGATCGACTCCTGGGCGGCGGACGGGTCCGACGACTCCGCCCCGTCCTCCGCGGCCGGGACGTCCCGCGGCGCTCCGCTCGAGGCGGCCGCGGCGCCACCGGAGGGTGGTCCTCCCGCCTCCTCCGCGCGGCGACGTATCTCCGCGAGCGCCGCGGCGAGATCGGCGTTGTCCGGGTCGCGGGAGAGCATCTGTTCATACACCCCGATCGCGCGGCCGAAGAGGCCCTGGCTCGCGTACAGTCCGGCCAGCGTCGAGGTTTCGATGCTCTGCGGCGCCACCGGCGGCGCGGCCGTCGCGCCGCCCGGAGCGGGCCGTGCATCGGCTCCGTCGCTCCGCCACGCCTCCTCCAGCGCTTCCATCCAGTCGTCCGTCGACGCGGCGCCGTCGGAACCGCCCGTGTCGACTCGCTCGACGCCCAGCGCCATGCAGGCGAGCGGGTTCGCCGGATCCAGCGAGAGGATGTGTTCGAACTCGACCCGCGCGAGCTCGTCGCGACCGAGTTCGAGCAGCACGCGGGCGTGGAGCAGGCGCGCGTCCAGGTAGTACGGGTGTTCTCTCAGCCCATCACGGATCACACCGAGGGCGCGTTCGTGCTCCCCGGCCTGCCGGTAGAGGTCGGCGAGGCGCGCGAACGTGTGGATCCGAGGCTCCAGTTCGGCGCGGCGCAGGAGTTGTTCGATCTCCACGGTCTGGTCGTCGGCGGCCACAGGCGTCGCAGGGAAAAAACAGGGGCAGGTTCGGGCCTTCCGGCCCGGTCTGCGGCAACATACCGACCGTTTTTTTCGGTTGTCAACGAACGCCGGGAAATACGGCGGAGCTCCCGCCGTTCGTTGCCCGCAACGCTGGCCCGGCATACGTTTTTCACCTGCGTTTCCAGCCCCGGCGCGACCGCGCTCGGGCGACTCGATTCAAGACGACAAGGTGGGTTCGGCGTCTCATGTTCATGCGGAAGATGCGCGGCAGCGCGAGCCTCGTGATGGGCATCATGGCCGCGGCCTTCGTGGGCTGGCTGGTGTTCGACGGGATCAACGCGATGCAGGGAGGGAACCTCGGCGGGCAGATCAACCCCGTCGTGGGGCAGGTCGGGGGACAGGACATCCGCTACAACGAGTGGAATATCTTCCTCCAGAACCAGCTTGCGGTGAACCGCGCGGCCGACCGCGGCATGACGGACGAGGATGTCCGCGTCGTGACCGAACGGGCCTGGGAAAGCCTGGTCAGCGCGACGCTGATCCAGGCGGAGCTGGACCGGCTCGGCGTCAGCGTGACCGATGCGGAGGTCCGGCAGGCGTTCCTCACGCAGCCGCCCCAGGAGATGTTGAGCTACCCCGGGTTTCAGACGGACGGACAGTTCGACATCGACAAGTACCGCCGGTTCTTCACGGACCCGGCGACGGATGAGACGCAACTGCTGCAGATCGAGGGCTACTACCGCTCCATCCTACCGCGCGCGAAGCTGCAAACGCTCGTCCAGAGCGGCATCTACGTATCCGAGGAAGAAGCGTGGCGGTTCTATCGGGACACGAACGAGCAGGCCCGCGTCCGCTTCG
Above is a window of Candidatus Palauibacter scopulicola DNA encoding:
- a CDS encoding DNA translocase FtsK; this encodes MVDERQRREVLGVALIVLGLLVAFALLSPAFAGGSNWIGPAGELLHDNLRRAVGVLSPLLAIPAFMWGLHFLGWGDSTRALRWSILAVALLAVLPSLYRLIAGPADGGDIGWLGATAGDGLAQVFGRLGGALLAAGVLLLTLFVTMRWSLTGAVTAGGRSLARGFSAAAGAALGLGRSFAGAARPSRRPRSPAEPDPPSKAKSEAAAGRGRAAKKRTPAKPASAPPDPDPAPRDETSSVPVLDDAGDPGSSAVPPIHLFDAPVGRGSGLGVRDLDRLGEILIEKLATFRVAGEIGGWTTGPVVTQFEVVPAPGVKVGQISARADDIALALKAPSVRIVAPIPGKGAVGVEVPNPASEMVLVREILESPSYRRGRHTLPLALGRDLSGKPTCADLTRMPHLLIAGQTGSGKSVCINALITSLVCRYTPAELRLLMVDPKMVELSVYGDLPHLRHPVITDNEEAASVLKWAVYEMKRRFGLLSANGCRNVAEFNGRIARGREVFLPKRGVMDEPALYDEGPLPYIVLIIDELADLMMTVQSEVETPLAMLAQKARAVGIHLVLATQRPSVNVLTGLIKANIPSRIAFRVASKIDSRTILDQNGAESLLGNGDMLFLPPGESDPVRIQGAYISSEETERLLDWYREQAKARAEAEKAEEEAASERDILDLLKELEEEGGSGVSDEGAEDRDPLFRQAAEIVISHAAGSTSLLQRRLKIGYGRAARIVDQLHAAGIVGPADGSKPREVLATLADLDGGDGDEP
- the accC gene encoding acetyl-CoA carboxylase biotin carboxylase subunit, whose product is MFRKILIANRGEIALRILRACRELDIRTVAVYSEADHDSLHVRFSDEDICIGPPVGRESYLNIPQILAAAEITGADAIHPGYGFLAENAEFAEICERSGLVFIGPTPEQIRRMGDKAEARKTMIAAGVPVVPGSPEPLDDEAEALEEARRIGFPVMIKAAAGGGGKGMRAAFEEGEFKNLFAMARNEAEANFGDPTVYLEKLIERPRHVEIQVVGDRHGRVLHLGERDCSSQRRHQKLVEEAPSPAVTPELREAMGAAAILGAEAIGYQSTGTVEFLLAPDGEFYFMEMNTRIQVEHPVTELVTSVDLIKEQIRIAAGEKLAIPQPVEFQGHAIECRINAEDPEQGFRPSPGTVTAFHAPGGPGVRVDTHIYGGYVVPPFYDSLLAKLVVWGRTRDEARIRAYHALEEFILEGVHTTVPFLRKVLAHPDFVSGNIDTGFVERFLTRS
- the accB gene encoding acetyl-CoA carboxylase biotin carboxyl carrier protein → MDLDWLKGLIELVEESGVDGLDIELVGSDTGDPTRVRIRKSPRLAAAAAVPAAVPAAAVGGVEVAPAPAAESAPPPAEAAPASGLFEVLSPMVGTFYRAPAAGADPFVSVGDRVEAGQTLCILEAMKLMNELQSDVAGVVQEIAVENAEPVEYGALLFRIEPD
- the efp gene encoding elongation factor P: MADTSDFRRGMTIELNGTLYSITYFQHVKPGKGGAFVRTKLKDVMEGGVIDKTFRAGEKVREVRLERRPVQYTYTDGHLYYFMNMETFEQIPMSEDQIGEDQLQYLEENMECQSLNRDGVVLAIELPQFVELEIVETDPGVRGDTAQGGTKPARLTAGAVIQVPLFLETGDVVRVDRTENKYITRVT
- a CDS encoding Xaa-Pro peptidase family protein — its product is MTPPGTRRGRLEATTNAAGRRSVLVTARSSVRYLSGFTGSAGALWIPLEGPPVLVTDFRYEEQVRLEVAGPIRAHIGREGWIRGIAEVAADAGGPIAFEAESVTVADYESLRDMLPDIVFVPLRDLVGTLRRVKSRDEVDAIERAVAVAEGAFNRLLSSMEWSAAPSEREIATALEMELRRGGSDPLPFDPIVAAGERSALPHATPTARRVEPGDLLLMDFGARVDGYCSDLTRTLVRGTPEPWQATLHEQVLEAQTKAREVIGNGVACREVDLAVRTTFARHDMDGFFGHGTGHGIGLDVHEGPSLSSRSEDVLEPGNVVTVEPGLYLPGRGGVRIEDDVRIGEAGARTLTRLPRALVRL
- the aroQ gene encoding type II 3-dehydroquinate dehydratase produces the protein MRGPIRIGVLNGPNLNLLGRREPHHYGTHTLAEIESLLRERAGLDDVSLVFFQSNDEGEIVDWLQANTDSVQAWLVNAAALTHTSVALRDALAGSGRPFVEVHLSNVFARESFRHTSVLSDLAIGVIAGFRASSYLFGLEALVRHLRGSGEAGTE
- a CDS encoding tetratricopeptide repeat protein, yielding MAADDQTVEIEQLLRRAELEPRIHTFARLADLYRQAGEHERALGVIRDGLREHPYYLDARLLHARVLLELGRDELARVEFEHILSLDPANPLACMALGVERVDTGGSDGAASTDDWMEALEEAWRSDGADARPAPGGATAAPPVAPQSIETSTLAGLYASQGLFGRAIGVYEQMLSRDPDNADLAAALAEIRRRAEEAGGPPSGGAAAASSGAPRDVPAAEDGAESSDPSAAQESIGEQLRRILDGEAPARSD